In the Parasphingorhabdus halotolerans genome, TAACGTTGTCCTCCATGAATGGCGCCGCCTCGCTGAAGCCGAAGGGCACGAGGTTTTCGAAAGCGTGTCGGCCATGGCCCAACCGGCTGGGCCCACGGTTCAGGATGTTTACGACACGCTGAGCGGGCGGATTTGCGACGATCTGCGCGCCGCAGGCGATGTCGATATCATCCTGTTGCAAATGCACGGCGCTATGATCGCCGAGAAAACCCTTGATTGCGAAGGGGATCTGATTGGTCGGCTACGCGCAATCGCCGGGCCGGATGTGATGATCGGTGCGGAGTTTGATCCTCATTGCCACCTTACCGACGAGATGCTCGGGGCCACGGATGTCATGGTCTTCTACAAGGAATACCCGCACACCGATATCGCTGAGCGCGGGCGTGATTTGTACAAGCTGGCGATGGAAGCCCACAATGGCGCAACCAAACCTGTGATGCGGGTATTCGATTGCCGCATGATCGGAATGTATCTGACGCCGATTGAGCCGATGCGCTCCTTCGTGGACCGGATGTTCGCAGCGGAAGGCAAAGACGGCGTCCTGTCGCTATCACTGGTACATGGCTTCCCATGGGGAGATTCCCCCGAGGTCGGCACCAAGATGCTGGCAGTGTGCGACGGCAATGCAGATCAGGCGCAAAGGCTGGCGGAAGAATTCGGCCGCGAGATATGGGATCTGCGGGAGAACTTCAGGATTGGCCGCCCGGGTATCGAAGAGACGCTCGACAGCCTTGGCGACATGTCGGACGGGCCATATGTACTGGCTGACGTGGCGGACAATCCAGGTGGCGGCTCACCAGGCGATTCCACCTTCATCCTTGCCGAAATCCTGCGCCGGAAAATCCGCGATGTCGTATTGGGCATCTATTGGGACCCGATCCTTGTCCAGATCATCGAAGATGCTGGCGTTGGGGCCACCCTGCCCGTCCGGCTCGGCGGCAAAATTGGCCCCAGCTCAGGTGATCCAATTGATTTAATCGTCACAGTCCGCGCCATCGGCAAGGATATGTCGCACGCCCTGGGTGAGAGCTCGATGGTTCTGGGCACGCTGGTCTGGCTGGAAGCCGACGGCGTTCATCTGTTCGTCAACACCATCCGGACACAGGTGTTCGAACCAGCTCCGTTCCTGGAACTGGGCATCGATCTGTCCGCAATGAAGTTTTTGATCGTCAAATCGACCCAGCACTTCTTCGAGGCATGGGCTCCGCTGGGCACATCTGTACACTATGTCAGCACGCCTGGGGGATGCCGTTCGATGTTGCGCAAATCCCCTATACCCGTCTCACGCGGGCTGTTTGGCCATTGGCCGACGTCGACCCGTTCTCGATCGCTGCGGAATGATCTGGCGGACTTTTTGCGGCCTGCTTGCGCTGCTGGCAATGTCGCTGGCGAGCCCGGTGTGGCCCCAGACACCGTCGCAGACCCAGAATTGCCCCGGGCCCGACATTGACGCTGCCGCTTTGCGGATCGAGGCGGACGCCCGGATCGAAACCATGCGGCAAGCCGCGCATATTCCCGGCGCGACCCTGTCGGTTGTCTATTGCGGCAAAGTGATCCTGCAGCGCGGCTACGGATTTGAAGACATTGAGCGCGGCGCGCGGGTTGACCCAGAACAAACTCTGTTCAGGATCGGATCGGTCAGCAAGACGCTGACCTTTGTCGCACTGATGCAATTGGTCGAGCAAGGCCGTGTTGATCCGGACGCGCCAGCACAAACCTATCTCAAAGACCTCAACCTGCCCACTTTCGGCGGGCGGAAGATTCTGGTGCGTGATCTGTTTACCCACCGCTCAGGCTTCGAAGATCGCGCCGCCGGCATCCTGTTCAACCATGGTACAAGCGGGATAATCGGGTTGCGGCAATGGCTCGACCAAACCATGCCCGAACTGGTACGCATGCCGGGTAAGAAGACAGTATACTCAAATTACGGTGCGACGCTTGCCGGGCTGATCGTGGAAAACGTCTCGGGTGAGCCGTTTCACGCCTACATCGAAAAACACATTTTCGGCCCGCTGGACATGCGCGCGACGAGTTTTCGCGAGCAAGACATGCCGCGCGGTTTCCCGACCCTCGATCCGCAACTAGCGAGCCGGATTTCGACCGGCTATTTCTACCGCAATGGCGCTTTCGAGCCGCAACCCTTCACCCACATTTGGCATGCGGCCCCGGCCGGCTCGGCTTCCGCCACCGCCAGCGACATGGCCCGATACATGCTCGGAATCTTGCGCGGCACTGAATTGCTCCAGCGTTCGACCATAGAGCGGATGCAGCAGCGGCCCTATCCGGACAATCCGACCGCCCCAGGCTATGCCTGGGGCTTTCGCACCGGCTGGATTAAGGGCTTTCCCACGTTCGAGCATGGCGGGTCTGCCTACACCCATTTCAGCGCCATGGTAATGGTTCCGGATCGCCAGATCGGCGTCTTCGTTAGCGTCAATGGTGCTGACGATCATGATGCGCCGCGCAAACTGGCCACAAGCCTGGTCGAGGGAATGATCCCGCAGGCAAAGCCCATTCCGGGCTGGAGCGCTGCCACCGGACTGACACCTGCTGAACTTGAGAAGCATGAAGGCAACTACCTTATCGACCGGACCAACTATTCACGTCTGTCGAAATTCCTCGGCCCCTTGATGGGCGCACGCAAAGTCGTGGGCCAGCCAGGCGGGACGCTCAACATTCAGGGCGGCGCGGAAAGCGGCGTCTATCGCCGTGTCGCGCCGGGGACATTCCATGACCCGGAGACGGGCTCCATAGTGCAATTCACCTACGGGCCTGACGGGCGCGCCCTGCGAATGTCTGCCGCTTACGGACATTACGGGTTTGACCGGATTGGCTGGTGGCAGACGCTCGGGCCTTTGGACTGGTGCTGGCTGCTGTGGCTTTGCTGGCTCTGTGGCATCTTGTCTGGGTTCGACCGCGCAGGCTGGCGGGCAAGGAAGCACAGGGCGTGTCGGCACCTCTCGCGCAGCTTACCACTGTGAAAGCTGTGGCCGGGCTGGCCTTTGCCGCTGCGCTCGTAGCGGCGGTCTTACAGATTGGCTTGCTGGGAGAGGCATTGGCCTTTGACTGGCCCGGGTCGGGGCTGTGGGTCGCGCTTGGGATGCAATATATCTGGCTGGCGCTGGTGCTGGCCACTGCCGCCATCGCCGCACGGGCCGCCATTGCCCGATCGCTGCCCAAGGGCGCGATGATCTGGCTGATCTTGGTTCTCGTGGCTGACGTCTTGCTCATTGCGCAGCTGTGGCAATGG is a window encoding:
- a CDS encoding M81 family metallopeptidase — its product is MKIFIACLATETNSFSPVPTGWFGYEEPGLYYGDATQHPPVAFNVVLHEWRRLAEAEGHEVFESVSAMAQPAGPTVQDVYDTLSGRICDDLRAAGDVDIILLQMHGAMIAEKTLDCEGDLIGRLRAIAGPDVMIGAEFDPHCHLTDEMLGATDVMVFYKEYPHTDIAERGRDLYKLAMEAHNGATKPVMRVFDCRMIGMYLTPIEPMRSFVDRMFAAEGKDGVLSLSLVHGFPWGDSPEVGTKMLAVCDGNADQAQRLAEEFGREIWDLRENFRIGRPGIEETLDSLGDMSDGPYVLADVADNPGGGSPGDSTFILAEILRRKIRDVVLGIYWDPILVQIIEDAGVGATLPVRLGGKIGPSSGDPIDLIVTVRAIGKDMSHALGESSMVLGTLVWLEADGVHLFVNTIRTQVFEPAPFLELGIDLSAMKFLIVKSTQHFFEAWAPLGTSVHYVSTPGGCRSMLRKSPIPVSRGLFGHWPTSTRSRSLRNDLADFLRPACAAGNVAGEPGVAPDTVADPELPRARH
- a CDS encoding serine hydrolase domain-containing protein; this encodes MIWRTFCGLLALLAMSLASPVWPQTPSQTQNCPGPDIDAAALRIEADARIETMRQAAHIPGATLSVVYCGKVILQRGYGFEDIERGARVDPEQTLFRIGSVSKTLTFVALMQLVEQGRVDPDAPAQTYLKDLNLPTFGGRKILVRDLFTHRSGFEDRAAGILFNHGTSGIIGLRQWLDQTMPELVRMPGKKTVYSNYGATLAGLIVENVSGEPFHAYIEKHIFGPLDMRATSFREQDMPRGFPTLDPQLASRISTGYFYRNGAFEPQPFTHIWHAAPAGSASATASDMARYMLGILRGTELLQRSTIERMQQRPYPDNPTAPGYAWGFRTGWIKGFPTFEHGGSAYTHFSAMVMVPDRQIGVFVSVNGADDHDAPRKLATSLVEGMIPQAKPIPGWSAATGLTPAELEKHEGNYLIDRTNYSRLSKFLGPLMGARKVVGQPGGTLNIQGGAESGVYRRVAPGTFHDPETGSIVQFTYGPDGRALRMSAAYGHYGFDRIGWWQTLGPLDWCWLLWLCWLCGILSGFDRAGWRARKHRACRHLSRSLPL